The following proteins are encoded in a genomic region of Oryzias latipes chromosome 17, ASM223467v1:
- the LOC101162957 gene encoding putative leucine-rich repeat-containing protein DDB_G0290503 isoform X1 — translation MVGTSSFIWVLLILTAVCKTSDLRHVSNVRDIFESTGNPEVDEALSKIPFDLGDMTDPSRINVTKIKIQLCTGMKEALASMKLELAQTTRRYNELDEETLGLRREVRKLQMRLSTCSSTASAIAGSYQAQLQTKMNQLLDVIDSETFQILKILGVTREVQVLQKKLQLASKNATATSEIKALQREVQEKATELNSKREPFENSHPNAALILQIISLQSQIWDLHQTESKGEAVDQSDSRILVLQEQLNGKIRELQSKEETISAVLEMLSVHSKITQIQKTIRVLTEESKNRNAAFLLQWRQKGELLTKKISQLANDVDNQELTKEILRLQNELSQLAKLQKDKESLEAQLKAKIDEMEAEKSREEALQKKLEQTDYATSQLIFKIISVMEELRQQRIVAPTGETQDILTLLQTYKRDYAEAKTEIKDLKEKLERTQEECSGLQEKHDKLKTELAQKIMKLNRTEDSKAALILNVINLHAEIKALREQISKSKSGSETSQHSPVLVPRRQIYWLQSRSGKNISSPLLMRRKPQDLNDEPQLHPIKAPLFEKTTFGLNDRFLPGEQDGIMMRKELMRQLEQKQEELNLKTAEIQRLISNPQTILEIIDLQNKIWDLEKKNTNWTNKELQALKKRLDSLVNEIDSNGEDNTLQVLKILTLQSQVEYLQNQLSNLEITHDSTQTQLQNELAAKENELKRYIHEVMEKNQTNGKLILSITELQIKLKDIEKQKEKEDNTSAATISKLTNQLKLQEEENNRNKAFIMTLQNKITQTETQCSEYEQKIKDLQSDINTKLKELKSKSDTVSSLVLQISTLSVEVEQLGKQLQNSVSKSKVEELTAIIEEKNKELEQKAGELKERSPEAQKLLRIIAVQVEIERLVNVGANNTNANQIKVLKKELSTLINGIEDKTSENTKLVFQILSQQDEISLLKKEKVQQLEEKAKLIKDLEDERDNIKKQIEEKTQLLNSNDMRIANFSHQIMELYKKIQPLEDEISDLKETYTEKLAELTNRLNVTQKELQQSEQLLKQSDSKNYELIMKITELRSQLKEAKEKGSKDAEKDIAELEEKVQFHQKENAKLENANKNLKQQMEELKECCTVNTKCEDLQKKLQQSQEDADRLLQQLEEKDGALKRLQQNFEEQNEQKVKLQEDHDNLLKRLVDLDEKTIYATKLTLDPNTAHPRVDLSADRTEMFTLPEIAPVQDNPGRYDTALAVLGSTGFNKGKNYWEVSVAGKSCYHLGMASESAPRKGSLSFRPRNGFWTIVLNKQGQLKSIDQRITTIPIEVHPLRIGVLLDYEKGVISFFDAGSRSHLYSFTGQAFTDKIYPFLNYCVEDSTNPIVMLSPGSTDWIKS, via the exons ATGGTTGGAACGTCTTCCTTCATTTGGGTTCTCCTCATTCTCACCGCCGTCTGTAAGACATCTGACCTCCGACATG TCTCAAATGTGCGAGATATATTTGAGAGTACGGGAAACCCTGAGGTGGATGAAGCCCTTTCAAAGATCCCA TTTGACTTAGGAGATATGACGGATCCGAGTCGCATCAACGTGACG aaaataaaaattcagtTATGTACAG GTATGAAAGAAGCGCTGGCATCCATGAAGTTGGAGCTTGCGCAAACAACTCGCCGTTATAATGAGCTTG ATGAAGAGACCTTGGGGCTGAGGAGAGAGGTCAGGAAGCTGCAAATGCGACTGTCCACATGCAGCTCGACGGCGTCGGCCATCGCTGGCT CCTACCAAGCCCAACTGCAGACTAAAATGAACCAGCTGTTGGATGTTATCGacagtgaaacatttcaaa TACTGAAGATCCTGGGTGTCACAAGGGAGGTACAAGTTTTGCAGAAGAAACTTCAACTTGCATCTAAAAATGCAACTGCTACCAGTGAGATAAAGG CCCTGCAGCGAGAGGTTCAAGAAAAGGCTACAGAGCTGAACTCAAAGAGAGAGCCATTTGAAAACAGCCACCCTAATGCTGCACTTA TTCTACAGATAATCTCACTGCAAAGCCAGATCTGGGATTTACACCAGACTGAGTCAAAGGGGGAAGCTGTTGATCAGTCAGACTCGAGGATTCTGG TTCTACAAGAACAGCTCAACGGGAAGATCAGGGAGTTGCAAAGCAAAGAGGAGACCATCTCAGCTG TGCTAGAAATGCTCTCAGTGCACAGTAAGATCACACAGATCCAGAAAACGATCCGGGTCCTTACAGAAGAATCCAAGAACAGGAATGCAG CTTTTCTTTTGCAATGGAGACAAAAGGGTGAGTTGCTGACAAAGAAGATTTCCCAACTGGCTAATGATGTAGATAACCAAGAACTGA CCAAAGAAATTCTCCGGCTGCAGAATGAGTTGAGTCAACTGGCCAAGTTGCAAAAGGATAAAGAGAGCCTGGAAGCCCAACtcaaag ctaaaatagaTGAGATGGAGGCAGAGAAGTCACGGGAGGAAGcgctgcagaaaaagctggagcaGACAGACTATGCTACATCCCAGCTGA TCTTCAAGATCATTAGCGTCATGGAAGAGCTGAGACAACAGCGAATTGTGGCACCGACAGGTGAAACTCAGG ATATTTTAACGTTGCTTCAAACCTATAAAAGAGACTATGCTGAAGCTAAGACTGAAATAAAGG ATCTGAAGGAAAAACTAGAGAGAACGCAAGAGGAGTGTTCAGGActtcaagaaaaacatgata AGTTGAAGACAGAGCTTGCGCAGAAGATCATGAAACTCAACAGAACGGAGGATTCCAAAGCCGCTCTCA TTCTGAACGTGATCAACCTGCATGCAGAGATAAAGGCTTTGAGGGAGCAGATCTCAAAGTCAAAAAGTGGATCAGAAACCAGTCAAC ACTCCCCCGTTCTTGTCCCTCGCAGGCAGATTTACTGGCTTCAGTCAAGAAGcggcaaaaacatttccagcccGCTGTTAATGAGACGCAAACCCCAAGATCTTAACGACGAACCGCAACTGCATCCAATAAAGGCCCCATTATTTGAAAAGACGACTTTTGGGCTGAATGACCGCTTTCTTCCAGGGGAGCAGGATGGGATAATGATGAGAAAAG AGCTGATGAGACAGTTGGAGCAGAAACAAGAAGAGCTGAACCTCAAGACTGCAGAGATCCAGAGACTGATTTCTAATCCACAAACGA ttttagaAATTATTGATCTGCAGAATAAAATCTGGGATCTTGAGAAAAAGAACACCAATTGGACAAATAAGGAGCTACAAG ctttgaaaaaaaggcTGGATTCTTTAGTGAATGAAATAGACAGTAATGGTGAAGATAACACATTACAGG taCTAAAAATTCTGACACTGCAGAGTCAGGTGGAGTATCTACAGAACCAACTGTCCAATCTCGAGATAACACACGATTCCACACAAACTC AACTTCAAAATGAGTTAGCAGCCAAGGAGAACGAGCTGAAGCGTTACATCCATGAAGTGATGGAGAAAAACCAGACAAATGGAAAACTTA ttttgagcATCACTGAACTCCAAATTAAACTCAAAgacattgaaaaacaaaaggaaaaagaggaTAATACAAGTGCTGCAACAATATCCA AGCTGACGAACCAGCTGAAGCTccaagaagaggaaaacaatcgTAATAAAGCTTTCATTATGA CTCTGCAGAACAAGATAACCCAGACAGAAACCCAATGTTCTGAATATGAACAGAAAATTAAAG ATCTGCAGAGTGACATAAATACCAAACTTAAGGAACTTAAAAGCAAATCGGACACCGTTAGTTCACTTG TTCTTCAAATTTCTACATTAAGTGTGGAAGTGGAACAGCTGGGAAAGCAACTTCAGAACTCTGTGTCCAAATCTAAAGTGGAAG AGCTAACGGCTATAATAgaggaaaagaacaaagaacTGGAGCAAAAAGCTGGAGAACTTAAAGAAAGGAGTCCTGAAGCACAAAAAC TCCTCAGGATCATTGCTGTGCAAGTGGAGATAGAACGATTGGTGAACGTAGGAGCAAATAACACCAATGCTAATCagataaaag TTCTCAAAAAAGAACTCTCTACTTTGATTAACGGAATTGAAGATAAAACCagtgaaaacacaaaactgg TGTTTCAGATCTTGTCTCAACAAGATGAAATATCATTGCTGAAGAAAGAGAAAgtgcagcagctggaggaaAAAGCCAAGCTAATTAAAG ATCTGGAAGATGAACGGGACAACATCAAGAAGCAAATCGAGGAAAAAACCCAGCTGCTAAACTCCAATGATATGAGGATTGCCAATTTTT cTCATCAGATTATGGAACTGTATAAGAAAATCCAGCCACTGGAGGATGAGATATCAGACCTGAAAGAAACTTACACTGAAAAACttgcag AGCTTACAAACAGGCTCAATGTTACACAGAAGGAGCTCCAACAAAGTGAACAACTTCTGAAACAATCAGACTCCAAGAACTATGAACTAA TAATGAAAATTACTGAACTGAGGAGCCAACTAAAAGAAGCTAAAGAAAAAGGATCCAAAGACGCTGAGAAAgatattgcag AGCTGGAGGAAAAAGTCCAATTtcaccaaaaagaaaatgcaaaacttGAAAATGCTAACAAAA ACTTAAAGCAGCAAATGGAAGAACTGAAGGAGTGCTGTACTGTCAACACCAAATGCGAAG ATCTCCagaaaaaactgcagcagaGCCAAGAAGATGCCGATCgcctcctgcagcagctggaagaGAAAGATGGCGCCCTCAAACGCCTCCAGCAGAACTTTGAAGAACAGAACGAACAGAAAGTCAAACTCCAGGAAGACCACGACA ATCTTCTGAAGAGACTTGTAGATTTGGATGAAAAGACCATCTATGCCA CTAAATTGACCTTGGATCCAAACACTGCACACCCAAGAGTGGATCTGTCTGCAGATAGAACAGAGATGTTCACCCTTCCAGAAATAGCTCCAGTTCAAGACAACCCCGGCAGATATGACACGGCTCTTGCTGTCCTGGGAAGCACCGGCTTCAACAAAGGCAAAAATTATTGGGAGGTGTCTGTGGCCGGGAAGTCGTGCTACCACCTTGGGATGGCCAGTGAATCTGCTCCAAGAAAGGGATCGCTATCGTTCAGGCCAAGGAATGGCTTTTGGACAATAGTCCTGAACAAACAGGGTCAGCTCAAATCTATCGATCAAAGAATCACCACAATTCCGATTGAGGTTCACCCCCTCAGAATTGGTGTCTTATTGGATTACGAAAAGGgggtcatttctttttttgacgcTGGTTCCAGATCTCATTTGTACTCTTTTACGGGTCAGGCGTTTACAGACAAAATCTACCCGTTTCTCAATTACTGTGTTGAGGATTCTACAAATCCAATAGTTATGCTTTCCCCTGGCTCCACTGACTGGATCAAGTCATAA
- the LOC101162957 gene encoding putative leucine-rich repeat-containing protein DDB_G0290503 isoform X2 produces MVGTSSFIWVLLILTAVCKTSDLRHVSNVRDIFESTGNPEVDEALSKIPFDLGDMTDPSRINVTKIKIQLCTGMKEALASMKLELAQTTRRYNELDEETLGLRREVRKLQMRLSTCSSTASAIAGSYQAQLQTKMNQLLDVIDSETFQILKILGVTREVQVLQKKLQLASKNATATSEIKALQREVQEKATELNSKREPFENSHPNAALILQIISLQSQIWDLHQTESKGEAVDQSDSRILVLQEQLNGKIRELQSKEETISAVLEMLSVHSKITQIQKTIRVLTEESKNRNAAFLLQWRQKGELLTKKISQLANDVDNQELTKEILRLQNELSQLAKLQKDKESLEAQLKAKIDEMEAEKSREEALQKKLEQTDYATSQLIFKIISVMEELRQQRIVAPTGETQDILTLLQTYKRDYAEAKTEIKDLKEKLERTQEECSGLQEKHDKLKTELAQKIMKLNRTEDSKAALILNVINLHAEIKALREQISKSKSGSETSQQLMRQLEQKQEELNLKTAEIQRLISNPQTILEIIDLQNKIWDLEKKNTNWTNKELQALKKRLDSLVNEIDSNGEDNTLQVLKILTLQSQVEYLQNQLSNLEITHDSTQTQLQNELAAKENELKRYIHEVMEKNQTNGKLILSITELQIKLKDIEKQKEKEDNTSAATISKLTNQLKLQEEENNRNKAFIMTLQNKITQTETQCSEYEQKIKDLQSDINTKLKELKSKSDTVSSLVLQISTLSVEVEQLGKQLQNSVSKSKVEELTAIIEEKNKELEQKAGELKERSPEAQKLLRIIAVQVEIERLVNVGANNTNANQIKVLKKELSTLINGIEDKTSENTKLVFQILSQQDEISLLKKEKVQQLEEKAKLIKDLEDERDNIKKQIEEKTQLLNSNDMRIANFSHQIMELYKKIQPLEDEISDLKETYTEKLAELTNRLNVTQKELQQSEQLLKQSDSKNYELIMKITELRSQLKEAKEKGSKDAEKDIAELEEKVQFHQKENAKLENANKNLKQQMEELKECCTVNTKCEDLQKKLQQSQEDADRLLQQLEEKDGALKRLQQNFEEQNEQKVKLQEDHDNLLKRLVDLDEKTIYATKLTLDPNTAHPRVDLSADRTEMFTLPEIAPVQDNPGRYDTALAVLGSTGFNKGKNYWEVSVAGKSCYHLGMASESAPRKGSLSFRPRNGFWTIVLNKQGQLKSIDQRITTIPIEVHPLRIGVLLDYEKGVISFFDAGSRSHLYSFTGQAFTDKIYPFLNYCVEDSTNPIVMLSPGSTDWIKS; encoded by the exons ATGGTTGGAACGTCTTCCTTCATTTGGGTTCTCCTCATTCTCACCGCCGTCTGTAAGACATCTGACCTCCGACATG TCTCAAATGTGCGAGATATATTTGAGAGTACGGGAAACCCTGAGGTGGATGAAGCCCTTTCAAAGATCCCA TTTGACTTAGGAGATATGACGGATCCGAGTCGCATCAACGTGACG aaaataaaaattcagtTATGTACAG GTATGAAAGAAGCGCTGGCATCCATGAAGTTGGAGCTTGCGCAAACAACTCGCCGTTATAATGAGCTTG ATGAAGAGACCTTGGGGCTGAGGAGAGAGGTCAGGAAGCTGCAAATGCGACTGTCCACATGCAGCTCGACGGCGTCGGCCATCGCTGGCT CCTACCAAGCCCAACTGCAGACTAAAATGAACCAGCTGTTGGATGTTATCGacagtgaaacatttcaaa TACTGAAGATCCTGGGTGTCACAAGGGAGGTACAAGTTTTGCAGAAGAAACTTCAACTTGCATCTAAAAATGCAACTGCTACCAGTGAGATAAAGG CCCTGCAGCGAGAGGTTCAAGAAAAGGCTACAGAGCTGAACTCAAAGAGAGAGCCATTTGAAAACAGCCACCCTAATGCTGCACTTA TTCTACAGATAATCTCACTGCAAAGCCAGATCTGGGATTTACACCAGACTGAGTCAAAGGGGGAAGCTGTTGATCAGTCAGACTCGAGGATTCTGG TTCTACAAGAACAGCTCAACGGGAAGATCAGGGAGTTGCAAAGCAAAGAGGAGACCATCTCAGCTG TGCTAGAAATGCTCTCAGTGCACAGTAAGATCACACAGATCCAGAAAACGATCCGGGTCCTTACAGAAGAATCCAAGAACAGGAATGCAG CTTTTCTTTTGCAATGGAGACAAAAGGGTGAGTTGCTGACAAAGAAGATTTCCCAACTGGCTAATGATGTAGATAACCAAGAACTGA CCAAAGAAATTCTCCGGCTGCAGAATGAGTTGAGTCAACTGGCCAAGTTGCAAAAGGATAAAGAGAGCCTGGAAGCCCAACtcaaag ctaaaatagaTGAGATGGAGGCAGAGAAGTCACGGGAGGAAGcgctgcagaaaaagctggagcaGACAGACTATGCTACATCCCAGCTGA TCTTCAAGATCATTAGCGTCATGGAAGAGCTGAGACAACAGCGAATTGTGGCACCGACAGGTGAAACTCAGG ATATTTTAACGTTGCTTCAAACCTATAAAAGAGACTATGCTGAAGCTAAGACTGAAATAAAGG ATCTGAAGGAAAAACTAGAGAGAACGCAAGAGGAGTGTTCAGGActtcaagaaaaacatgata AGTTGAAGACAGAGCTTGCGCAGAAGATCATGAAACTCAACAGAACGGAGGATTCCAAAGCCGCTCTCA TTCTGAACGTGATCAACCTGCATGCAGAGATAAAGGCTTTGAGGGAGCAGATCTCAAAGTCAAAAAGTGGATCAGAAACCAGTCAAC AGCTGATGAGACAGTTGGAGCAGAAACAAGAAGAGCTGAACCTCAAGACTGCAGAGATCCAGAGACTGATTTCTAATCCACAAACGA ttttagaAATTATTGATCTGCAGAATAAAATCTGGGATCTTGAGAAAAAGAACACCAATTGGACAAATAAGGAGCTACAAG ctttgaaaaaaaggcTGGATTCTTTAGTGAATGAAATAGACAGTAATGGTGAAGATAACACATTACAGG taCTAAAAATTCTGACACTGCAGAGTCAGGTGGAGTATCTACAGAACCAACTGTCCAATCTCGAGATAACACACGATTCCACACAAACTC AACTTCAAAATGAGTTAGCAGCCAAGGAGAACGAGCTGAAGCGTTACATCCATGAAGTGATGGAGAAAAACCAGACAAATGGAAAACTTA ttttgagcATCACTGAACTCCAAATTAAACTCAAAgacattgaaaaacaaaaggaaaaagaggaTAATACAAGTGCTGCAACAATATCCA AGCTGACGAACCAGCTGAAGCTccaagaagaggaaaacaatcgTAATAAAGCTTTCATTATGA CTCTGCAGAACAAGATAACCCAGACAGAAACCCAATGTTCTGAATATGAACAGAAAATTAAAG ATCTGCAGAGTGACATAAATACCAAACTTAAGGAACTTAAAAGCAAATCGGACACCGTTAGTTCACTTG TTCTTCAAATTTCTACATTAAGTGTGGAAGTGGAACAGCTGGGAAAGCAACTTCAGAACTCTGTGTCCAAATCTAAAGTGGAAG AGCTAACGGCTATAATAgaggaaaagaacaaagaacTGGAGCAAAAAGCTGGAGAACTTAAAGAAAGGAGTCCTGAAGCACAAAAAC TCCTCAGGATCATTGCTGTGCAAGTGGAGATAGAACGATTGGTGAACGTAGGAGCAAATAACACCAATGCTAATCagataaaag TTCTCAAAAAAGAACTCTCTACTTTGATTAACGGAATTGAAGATAAAACCagtgaaaacacaaaactgg TGTTTCAGATCTTGTCTCAACAAGATGAAATATCATTGCTGAAGAAAGAGAAAgtgcagcagctggaggaaAAAGCCAAGCTAATTAAAG ATCTGGAAGATGAACGGGACAACATCAAGAAGCAAATCGAGGAAAAAACCCAGCTGCTAAACTCCAATGATATGAGGATTGCCAATTTTT cTCATCAGATTATGGAACTGTATAAGAAAATCCAGCCACTGGAGGATGAGATATCAGACCTGAAAGAAACTTACACTGAAAAACttgcag AGCTTACAAACAGGCTCAATGTTACACAGAAGGAGCTCCAACAAAGTGAACAACTTCTGAAACAATCAGACTCCAAGAACTATGAACTAA TAATGAAAATTACTGAACTGAGGAGCCAACTAAAAGAAGCTAAAGAAAAAGGATCCAAAGACGCTGAGAAAgatattgcag AGCTGGAGGAAAAAGTCCAATTtcaccaaaaagaaaatgcaaaacttGAAAATGCTAACAAAA ACTTAAAGCAGCAAATGGAAGAACTGAAGGAGTGCTGTACTGTCAACACCAAATGCGAAG ATCTCCagaaaaaactgcagcagaGCCAAGAAGATGCCGATCgcctcctgcagcagctggaagaGAAAGATGGCGCCCTCAAACGCCTCCAGCAGAACTTTGAAGAACAGAACGAACAGAAAGTCAAACTCCAGGAAGACCACGACA ATCTTCTGAAGAGACTTGTAGATTTGGATGAAAAGACCATCTATGCCA CTAAATTGACCTTGGATCCAAACACTGCACACCCAAGAGTGGATCTGTCTGCAGATAGAACAGAGATGTTCACCCTTCCAGAAATAGCTCCAGTTCAAGACAACCCCGGCAGATATGACACGGCTCTTGCTGTCCTGGGAAGCACCGGCTTCAACAAAGGCAAAAATTATTGGGAGGTGTCTGTGGCCGGGAAGTCGTGCTACCACCTTGGGATGGCCAGTGAATCTGCTCCAAGAAAGGGATCGCTATCGTTCAGGCCAAGGAATGGCTTTTGGACAATAGTCCTGAACAAACAGGGTCAGCTCAAATCTATCGATCAAAGAATCACCACAATTCCGATTGAGGTTCACCCCCTCAGAATTGGTGTCTTATTGGATTACGAAAAGGgggtcatttctttttttgacgcTGGTTCCAGATCTCATTTGTACTCTTTTACGGGTCAGGCGTTTACAGACAAAATCTACCCGTTTCTCAATTACTGTGTTGAGGATTCTACAAATCCAATAGTTATGCTTTCCCCTGGCTCCACTGACTGGATCAAGTCATAA